One region of Dehalococcoidia bacterium genomic DNA includes:
- a CDS encoding sulfurtransferase, with translation MTDYARADILVDGDWLQRRLQDPLVRVVDCDGTEAWARAHIEGAVSIPDNHLKDPNNRLFTLDPEQFADLMGRLGIGDDTTVVAYDTSGARYSGRLWWCLRYYGHERARILNGGWPKWFREGRPVSIDKPQPPAAKFTPRPNRYLFASAEDVKAAIGKPGTVILDVRSDGEWEGTETRGNRRTGRIPGSVHVEWLNNVTADELQLMKPADVLRRMYEEAGVTPDQEVITVCQAGVRAAQAATVLTLLGFDRVRVYDGSFAEWGNRDDTPIER, from the coding sequence ATGACGGACTACGCCCGGGCCGACATCCTGGTGGACGGCGACTGGCTGCAGCGGCGCCTCCAGGACCCGCTGGTGCGGGTAGTCGACTGCGACGGCACGGAGGCCTGGGCTCGTGCTCACATCGAGGGCGCGGTCTCCATCCCGGACAACCACCTCAAGGACCCGAACAACCGCCTCTTCACGCTGGACCCGGAGCAGTTTGCTGACCTCATGGGCCGCCTCGGGATCGGCGATGACACGACGGTTGTCGCTTACGACACCTCGGGTGCCCGGTACTCCGGGCGCCTGTGGTGGTGCCTGCGTTATTACGGGCACGAACGGGCGCGCATTCTGAACGGGGGCTGGCCGAAGTGGTTCCGTGAAGGACGGCCAGTCTCTATCGACAAGCCTCAGCCTCCAGCGGCAAAGTTCACGCCGCGCCCCAACCGCTACCTCTTCGCCTCGGCCGAGGACGTCAAGGCAGCCATCGGCAAGCCCGGTACGGTGATCCTCGACGTCCGCTCAGATGGCGAGTGGGAGGGGACGGAGACCCGGGGGAACCGGAGGACCGGCCGCATACCCGGGTCGGTGCACGTCGAATGGCTGAACAACGTTACGGCGGACGAGCTGCAACTCATGAAGCCAGCCGACGTCCTGCGCCGCATGTACGAGGAGGCCGGAGTCACGCCCGATCAGGAGGTCATCACCGTGTGCCAGGCCGGCGTGCGGGCCGCCCAGGCGGCTACGGTGCTCACGCTGCTCGGCTTCGACAGGGTCAGGGTCTACGATGGCTCCTTCGCCGAGTGGGGCAACCGTGACGACACGCCCATCGAGCGCTAG
- a CDS encoding CHRD domain-containing protein, which translates to MTRRILLVALGMLVVSLAAPFSAAGEAPFVFQTDMYGFNVVPPVETGAWGFVRFFFSEDRLEADYTVDVKGISGTLVEGADLRYGPPGGEGPVVRHLAGSGFIVTSGRLHLTPEELADLVAGNYYVTVYTKDHPGGELRGQVYVPPGFLPGTTPNGTERSFAGIPAPTEPGPAPAPAPEPSVAPPRASITPPNTGEAGLSSERAARSVAAGVAVMVIGVGLLFLATPSRPR; encoded by the coding sequence ATGACGCGCCGAATCCTCCTGGTCGCCCTGGGCATGCTTGTCGTATCGCTCGCTGCGCCGTTCAGCGCCGCCGGCGAGGCGCCCTTCGTCTTCCAGACGGATATGTACGGTTTCAACGTTGTCCCGCCCGTGGAGACGGGTGCCTGGGGGTTCGTCCGCTTCTTCTTCAGCGAAGACCGGCTCGAGGCGGATTACACCGTGGACGTCAAGGGAATCTCCGGGACGCTCGTAGAGGGCGCGGACCTGCGTTACGGCCCGCCCGGCGGCGAAGGGCCGGTGGTGCGCCACCTGGCCGGCAGCGGTTTCATCGTCACCTCCGGGCGCCTGCACCTCACACCGGAAGAGCTTGCTGACCTCGTAGCCGGGAACTACTACGTGACCGTATACACGAAGGACCATCCGGGCGGAGAGCTGCGAGGCCAGGTCTACGTGCCCCCGGGGTTCCTCCCCGGCACAACGCCGAACGGCACCGAACGCAGTTTTGCCGGCATCCCGGCGCCAACGGAGCCGGGTCCGGCTCCCGCCCCGGCCCCGGAGCCGTCCGTTGCTCCTCCCCGGGCTTCCATCACGCCGCCGAATACCGGCGAGGCGGGCCTGTCTAGCGAACGGGCCGCGCGCTCGGTCGCGGCGGGCGTGGCCGTGATGGTGATCGGCGTCGGACTTCTCTTCCTTGCGACGCCTTCGCGCCCGCGCTAA
- a CDS encoding pseudouridine synthase produces the protein MNSGEHHKTLLRTLIEATGLSRRKAFAAIREGRVSAGGRIVTDPSSPFPGGELALDGRPLAHRRAPKVYLLLHKPAGYLSAVSDQRGRSTVLDLVPVELRVPGLHPVGRLDRDTTGLLLLTNDGDFTQRLTHPSHLVEKEYWLSCRPRLSEAALDALRRGIEVDGRLRVPADVRRLPPATGFEIAITLREGRKRQVRRMVEAVGAKVLKLKRVREGALTLEGLPEGQVRELAPEEVTAFLLEGAGPRTVSAGAKASQGREVRRRSPSRPRPPRPSARPVR, from the coding sequence GTGAACTCGGGCGAGCACCACAAGACCTTGCTGCGAACCCTGATAGAGGCGACAGGCCTCTCGCGGCGCAAGGCGTTCGCCGCGATCCGCGAGGGCCGGGTCAGCGCCGGCGGCCGGATAGTCACCGACCCGTCCAGTCCGTTCCCGGGCGGGGAACTCGCGCTTGACGGGCGTCCTCTGGCACACCGGCGGGCGCCGAAGGTCTATCTCCTCCTGCACAAGCCGGCCGGATACCTGAGCGCGGTCTCCGACCAGCGCGGCCGCTCGACTGTGCTGGACTTGGTCCCCGTGGAGCTGCGAGTGCCGGGGCTGCACCCGGTCGGCAGGCTGGACCGGGACACGACGGGCCTGCTCTTGCTGACGAACGACGGTGACTTTACCCAGCGCCTGACACACCCCAGCCACCTCGTGGAGAAGGAGTACTGGCTGAGTTGCCGCCCCCGCCTGAGTGAGGCTGCGCTCGATGCGCTGCGCCGGGGCATCGAAGTAGACGGCCGGCTGCGGGTGCCGGCGGATGTCCGCCGCCTCCCCCCGGCGACCGGCTTCGAGATTGCGATCACGCTGCGCGAGGGGCGAAAGCGCCAGGTGCGCCGGATGGTGGAGGCTGTCGGGGCGAAAGTGCTAAAGCTGAAGCGCGTACGAGAGGGCGCCCTGACCCTGGAAGGGCTTCCCGAAGGACAAGTGCGGGAGCTGGCGCCGGAGGAGGTGACGGCGTTCCTGCTAGAGGGGGCCGGACCTCGGACCGTTAGCGCGGGCGCGAAGGCGTCGCAAGGAAGAGAAGTCCGACGCCGATCACCATCACGGCCACGCCCGCCGCGACCGAGCGCGCGGCCCGTTCGCTAG
- the yqeC gene encoding selenium cofactor biosynthesis protein YqeC, whose protein sequence is MDLTEALGVRPRDVVALVGGGGKTTAMYRLCGEAAGRGARAVASGTARFTAPAGTAAAPLIVNKDEDRLVSDVLSALASAPWVIAATGHGEKERLLPLSFAAVEALASHEVVELLVLEADGSALRPFKAPAGHEPVVPPQATLVVAVAGADAFGRPLSEAFVHRPERVAALTGARIGEPVTPQMAAAVLAHAEGGRKGVPAGARFAVLINKVTAARRGPARETARLLLERGVPRVVLAQARQAEPVVEVLMPSLTA, encoded by the coding sequence ATGGACCTTACGGAGGCGCTCGGAGTCCGGCCGCGCGACGTCGTTGCCCTCGTCGGAGGTGGCGGCAAGACGACGGCCATGTACCGGCTTTGCGGCGAGGCCGCGGGGCGCGGCGCAAGAGCAGTCGCGTCCGGTACGGCTCGCTTCACGGCGCCGGCAGGCACGGCGGCAGCGCCCCTCATCGTCAACAAGGACGAGGACCGCCTGGTCAGCGATGTGTTGTCCGCCCTGGCGTCCGCGCCCTGGGTGATCGCCGCGACGGGTCATGGCGAGAAGGAGCGCCTGCTCCCGCTCTCCTTCGCGGCGGTCGAAGCGCTGGCCTCCCACGAGGTAGTGGAGTTACTGGTCCTCGAGGCAGACGGGTCGGCTCTCCGGCCTTTCAAGGCCCCGGCCGGGCACGAGCCCGTGGTGCCACCGCAGGCGACGCTCGTCGTGGCAGTCGCCGGCGCCGACGCGTTCGGGCGGCCGTTGAGCGAGGCCTTCGTGCACCGGCCCGAGCGTGTCGCTGCCCTGACCGGTGCCCGGATAGGAGAGCCGGTGACGCCACAGATGGCCGCTGCCGTCCTAGCCCACGCCGAGGGTGGGCGCAAGGGCGTGCCGGCCGGGGCGCGCTTCGCCGTGCTGATCAACAAGGTCACCGCGGCGAGGCGGGGTCCTGCGCGGGAGACGGCGCGCTTACTCCTGGAGCGCGGCGTGCCCCGGGTGGTGCTGGCCCAGGCGCGCCAGGCGGAGCCGGTCGTGGAGGTGCTGATGCCGTCGCT